In Streptomyces seoulensis, the following are encoded in one genomic region:
- a CDS encoding TOMM precursor leader peptide-binding protein, with the protein MHPMVKPALRRGWRDLGTVQFGMTPAHAITLGPVDLATGSFLELLDGTRDVGLLREEARRMDLPDGHADRLVSRLGRAGLLDDTRDCSPAATALRERGEALERLRPDLASLSLTTAEPGGALTRLAARRALRVRVLGAGRVGSVLAGLLSGAGIGEVDVRDVGRVQPWDVAPGGLPVEAVGERRDEAARAAVRRAAPDRPPRRTRHGRLSGPGPEAEPGLSLVVLAPRDEVAVHAPDPFLAEPLMISGTPHLYAGVVEGTGVVGPLVLPGRTGCAGCLQQHRTDEDAAWPRLITQWRSGRARRVGACDLTLATAVAGLAAAHALSFLDGAEPAATGTRWEAALPALTWDAHPIAPHPACGCGAKERRRERSPARAGEKAEGEHSSTRGLPRATMAVQRPSAERRRETGAARPTGTWRAHV; encoded by the coding sequence ATGCATCCGATGGTGAAGCCGGCGCTGCGGCGCGGCTGGCGCGATCTCGGCACCGTGCAGTTCGGGATGACTCCCGCGCACGCGATCACTCTGGGCCCGGTGGACCTGGCCACCGGCAGCTTCCTGGAGCTGCTCGACGGCACCCGTGACGTGGGACTGCTGCGGGAGGAGGCCAGGCGGATGGACCTGCCCGACGGCCACGCCGACCGGCTGGTGAGCCGGCTGGGCCGGGCGGGGCTGCTGGACGACACACGGGACTGCTCCCCGGCCGCGACCGCGCTGCGGGAGAGAGGGGAGGCGCTGGAGCGGCTGCGTCCCGACCTCGCCTCGCTGTCGCTGACCACGGCGGAGCCGGGCGGCGCGCTCACCCGCCTCGCCGCCCGGCGGGCCCTGCGGGTGCGGGTGCTCGGTGCGGGCCGGGTGGGGTCCGTGCTGGCCGGGCTGCTCTCCGGGGCGGGGATCGGGGAGGTCGATGTGCGGGACGTGGGCCGGGTGCAGCCGTGGGACGTGGCGCCGGGCGGGCTGCCGGTGGAGGCGGTGGGCGAGCGGCGGGACGAGGCGGCGCGGGCGGCGGTGCGCCGTGCGGCACCGGACCGCCCACCGCGCCGGACCCGCCACGGCAGACTCTCCGGCCCCGGCCCGGAGGCGGAGCCGGGCCTGTCCCTGGTGGTCCTCGCCCCGCGCGACGAGGTGGCGGTGCACGCCCCGGACCCGTTCCTCGCCGAGCCGCTCATGATCTCCGGTACCCCCCATCTCTACGCGGGTGTGGTGGAGGGCACCGGAGTCGTCGGTCCGCTGGTGCTGCCCGGCCGGACCGGGTGCGCGGGCTGTCTCCAGCAGCACCGCACCGACGAGGACGCGGCCTGGCCCCGGCTGATCACCCAGTGGCGTTCCGGCCGGGCACGCCGGGTGGGCGCATGTGATCTGACCCTCGCCACGGCGGTCGCGGGACTCGCCGCGGCGCACGCCCTGAGCTTCCTGGACGGGGCCGAACCGGCGGCCACCGGCACCCGATGGGAGGCAGCCCTACCCGCTCTGACCTGGGACGCTCATCCGATCGCTCCGCATCCGGCATGCGGCTGCGGGGCGAAGGAGAGGAGGAGGGAAAGGTCTCCGGCGCGGGCCGGGGAGAAAGCCGAGGGGGAGCACTCCTCAACGCGAGGACTGCCGCGCGCGACAATGGCGGTGCAACGGCCGTCGGCCGAGCGGCGACGCGAGACCGGCGCGGCGCGGCCGACAGGGACTTGGAGGGCGCATGTCTGA
- a CDS encoding M48 family metallopeptidase codes for MKRGFRCPQARPAVRADGYLRDVPTEPTEQQPPAAHGPVEVRRSDRRRRTVSAYREGDRTIVLIPARMSKAEERRWVTAMLDRLAAKEARRSVPGGDTELAERAGRLSERYFEGRARPGSVRWVTNQNTRWGSCTPAEGTIRLSHRLRGMPEYVVDYVLCHELAHLLVPGHGPDFWRLLEAYPRTERARGYLEGVAATARTPDVPPDLTDDEEV; via the coding sequence ATGAAAAGGGGATTCCGCTGTCCACAGGCCCGGCCCGCTGTCCGCGCCGACGGGTACCTTCGAGACGTGCCCACCGAACCGACCGAACAGCAGCCGCCCGCCGCACACGGCCCCGTCGAGGTGAGGAGGAGCGACCGGCGCCGCCGGACCGTCTCCGCCTACCGCGAGGGCGACCGCACCATCGTGCTGATCCCCGCCCGCATGTCCAAGGCGGAGGAGCGGCGCTGGGTCACCGCCATGCTCGACCGGCTCGCCGCCAAGGAGGCCAGACGGAGCGTGCCCGGCGGAGACACCGAACTGGCCGAGCGGGCCGGGCGGCTCTCGGAGCGGTACTTCGAGGGCCGGGCGCGGCCCGGTTCGGTGCGCTGGGTGACCAACCAGAACACCCGCTGGGGCTCGTGCACCCCGGCGGAGGGCACCATCCGGCTTTCGCACCGGCTGCGGGGGATGCCCGAGTACGTGGTCGACTACGTGCTCTGTCACGAGCTGGCGCATCTGCTGGTGCCCGGTCACGGCCCGGACTTCTGGCGGCTGTTGGAGGCGTACCCGCGCACCGAGCGGGCGCGCGGCTATCTGGAGGGCGTGGCCGCCACCGCGCGGACGCCGGACGTGCCACCGGATCTGACGGACGACGAGGAGGTGTGA
- a CDS encoding TerD family protein — MSREFQRGHKARISDLTAGTDLYVGVQISAPGLTFDISCFGLDADERLSDDRYFVFFNQPKSPEESIQLLGAQAGDTESFRVTLDRIPAAIHKLSFTATIDGDGQMSRIAPGYLRIVAGGEEVARYSFTGAEFTTERAVMLGDLYLKDVWRFAAVGQGFDGGLEALLKNFGGEVAEEEPPAPAQPEAAAPSAAPGFAPPAFAVPGGPAAPAAPSAPQAFTPPPAPRPDVHGAPTLVEPFTPPTGTVPPPGPAPAAFGHPAPPSAPLPPGYGQPPAASAPPGYGQAPGQPPSAPAPPGYNSPPSHGGPPAAPMPPGYGQVPGQGGTPSYGVPQGAPQGAAGVGAALQKFKEAPTGQRWTQQNHKLIRVDLGAGGQPVLARQGSMVLYQGKVDFNYKGAGITGRLVGNATGQEMQLMRCTGQGQVFLADDSTHLHPVELQGDAICVSAENVLAFDESLQYEVRRIEGHGIPGGALFTMQFQGTGTLVVKTHGTPVVLPVTPTTFADCHAVVAWSAASQVIVSSQVRMRRNAYAGDTGESVNLQFRGAPGNFIVVQPYEV; from the coding sequence ATGTCCAGGGAATTCCAACGCGGCCACAAGGCCCGGATCAGTGACCTCACCGCGGGTACGGATCTGTACGTGGGCGTGCAGATCTCCGCTCCCGGACTGACCTTCGACATCAGCTGCTTCGGCCTCGACGCCGACGAACGGCTCTCCGACGACCGGTACTTCGTCTTCTTCAACCAGCCGAAGTCGCCCGAGGAGTCCATCCAGCTGCTGGGTGCCCAGGCGGGCGACACCGAGTCGTTCCGGGTCACGCTGGACCGGATTCCGGCTGCCATCCACAAGCTGTCCTTCACCGCGACCATCGACGGCGACGGGCAGATGTCCCGGATCGCGCCCGGCTATCTGCGGATCGTGGCGGGTGGTGAGGAGGTCGCGCGGTACTCGTTCACGGGCGCCGAGTTCACCACCGAGCGCGCCGTGATGCTCGGCGACCTCTATCTCAAGGACGTCTGGCGGTTCGCCGCGGTCGGGCAGGGCTTCGACGGCGGTCTGGAGGCGCTGCTGAAGAACTTCGGCGGCGAGGTCGCCGAGGAGGAGCCGCCCGCCCCGGCCCAGCCGGAGGCAGCCGCGCCGTCCGCCGCCCCCGGCTTCGCCCCGCCCGCCTTCGCCGTCCCCGGCGGACCGGCCGCGCCCGCCGCGCCTTCCGCACCCCAGGCGTTCACCCCGCCCCCGGCGCCCCGGCCCGACGTGCACGGTGCGCCCACCCTGGTCGAACCCTTCACCCCGCCCACCGGCACCGTCCCGCCGCCCGGCCCGGCCCCCGCCGCGTTCGGCCACCCCGCCCCGCCGAGCGCACCCCTGCCACCGGGGTACGGACAGCCCCCGGCCGCATCCGCGCCGCCCGGCTACGGTCAGGCCCCGGGGCAGCCACCTTCGGCCCCCGCACCCCCCGGCTACAACTCCCCGCCCTCCCACGGCGGTCCGCCGGCCGCCCCCATGCCCCCCGGCTACGGCCAGGTTCCCGGTCAGGGCGGCACCCCCTCCTACGGCGTCCCGCAGGGCGCGCCCCAGGGAGCGGCCGGAGTGGGCGCCGCGCTCCAGAAGTTCAAGGAAGCGCCCACCGGGCAGCGCTGGACCCAGCAGAACCACAAGCTGATCCGCGTCGACCTCGGCGCCGGCGGCCAGCCGGTACTGGCCAGGCAGGGCAGCATGGTGCTGTACCAGGGCAAGGTCGACTTCAACTACAAGGGCGCCGGAATCACCGGCCGGCTGGTGGGCAACGCCACCGGCCAGGAGATGCAGTTGATGCGCTGCACCGGCCAGGGACAGGTGTTCCTCGCCGACGACTCCACCCACCTCCACCCCGTCGAGCTGCAGGGCGACGCGATATGCGTCTCCGCCGAGAACGTGCTCGCCTTCGACGAGAGCCTCCAGTACGAGGTCCGCCGCATCGAGGGCCACGGCATCCCCGGCGGCGCGCTGTTCACCATGCAGTTCCAGGGCACCGGCACGCTCGTCGTCAAGACGCACGGCACGCCCGTCGTGCTGCCGGTGACGCCGACCACCTTCGCCGACTGCCACGCGGTGGTCGCCTGGTCGGCCGCCTCACAGGTGATCGTCTCCAGCCAGGTCCGGATGCGCCGCAACGCCTACGCGGGCGACACGGGGGAGAGCGTGAACCTCCAGTTCCGGGGCGCGCCCGGCAACTTCATCGTCGTCCAGCCGTACGAGGTCTGA
- a CDS encoding AIM24 family protein, producing MNQPLAGFAPAPVTARMENHGSHMLKVAMQTGNDLLARVGSMVAYEGFVQYEPNPPAVRQIARDWMTGEGAPLMKCSGDGLLYLADYGADVVVINLNGDGISVNATNLLAFDASLTWGVERVKGLAKFAGQGLWNTKISGQGWVALTSRGTPIVVDCGGGEDETYVDPDALVAWSPNLKVKGKRSFKAQSLIGRGSGEAYQMAFSGQGIVVVQPSEDSTDRLRFRG from the coding sequence ATGAACCAGCCGCTCGCGGGCTTCGCCCCCGCACCCGTCACGGCCCGCATGGAGAACCACGGCAGCCACATGCTGAAGGTCGCCATGCAGACCGGCAACGACCTCCTCGCGCGCGTGGGCTCGATGGTCGCCTACGAGGGCTTCGTCCAGTACGAGCCCAACCCGCCCGCCGTCCGCCAGATCGCCCGCGACTGGATGACCGGCGAGGGCGCCCCGCTGATGAAGTGCTCCGGCGACGGCCTGCTCTACCTCGCGGACTACGGCGCCGACGTGGTCGTGATCAACCTGAACGGCGACGGCATCTCCGTCAACGCCACCAACCTGCTCGCCTTCGACGCGAGCCTCACCTGGGGTGTGGAGCGGGTGAAGGGGCTCGCCAAGTTCGCCGGGCAGGGGCTGTGGAACACCAAGATCTCCGGGCAGGGCTGGGTCGCGCTGACCTCGCGCGGCACCCCGATCGTGGTGGACTGCGGGGGCGGCGAGGACGAGACGTACGTCGACCCGGACGCGCTCGTGGCGTGGTCCCCGAACCTGAAGGTGAAGGGCAAGCGCAGCTTCAAGGCGCAGTCGCTGATCGGCCGGGGCAGCGGCGAGGCGTACCAGATGGCCTTCTCCGGGCAGGGCATCGTCGTCGTCCAGCCCAGCGAGGACAGCACCGACCGCCTCCGGTTCCGGGGCTGA
- a CDS encoding AIM24 family protein — protein MQSPLFAHNDSQTQERWSLQNSQMLRVTLEGHDDLLARKGAMVAYQGMVEFDAEYRSQGQRRARSHTGEGLDLMRCHGQGTVYLANLAQHVHLLDVEQEGLTVDSSYVLAMDSSLHHEVIAVDSLYGISGSGKYQLNITGRGKVALMTSGTPLLMRVTPDRYVNCDADAIVAWSTSLRVQMQAQTHSSGVWRRRGSTGEGWELSFMGSGFALVQPSELLPPQHAQIGGGVAAQFGMGQQGARGQNQGNVWS, from the coding sequence ATGCAGAGCCCGCTTTTCGCGCACAACGACTCGCAGACGCAGGAGCGTTGGAGCCTCCAGAACTCCCAGATGCTCCGCGTCACCCTGGAGGGCCACGACGACCTGCTGGCCCGCAAGGGCGCCATGGTCGCCTACCAGGGCATGGTCGAGTTCGACGCCGAGTACCGCAGCCAGGGCCAGCGCCGGGCGCGGTCCCACACCGGCGAGGGCCTGGACCTGATGCGCTGTCACGGCCAGGGCACCGTCTACCTCGCCAACCTCGCCCAGCACGTCCATCTGCTGGACGTGGAGCAGGAGGGGCTGACCGTGGACAGCTCGTACGTCCTCGCCATGGACTCCTCGCTGCACCACGAGGTCATCGCGGTGGACAGCCTCTACGGCATCTCCGGCTCCGGGAAGTACCAGCTCAACATCACCGGCCGGGGCAAGGTCGCCCTGATGACCTCCGGCACGCCGCTGCTGATGCGGGTCACCCCGGACCGGTACGTCAACTGCGACGCGGACGCGATCGTGGCCTGGTCCACCTCACTGCGAGTGCAGATGCAGGCCCAGACCCACTCGTCCGGGGTGTGGCGGCGGCGCGGCAGCACCGGCGAGGGCTGGGAGCTGAGCTTCATGGGCTCAGGCTTCGCCCTGGTCCAGCCCAGCGAGCTGCTCCCGCCCCAGCACGCGCAGATAGGCGGCGGAGTGGCGGCCCAGTTCGGCATGGGCCAGCAGGGCGCGCGCGGCCAGAACCAGGGCAACGTCTGGAGCTAG
- a CDS encoding NUDIX hydrolase yields the protein MSLYDDAVLVLKGYEDQPELRTAYQAHLAAHPDGIWRSCDAGHLTASALVIDPEHGRVLLTLHKKLRMWLQMGGHCEPGDISMAGAALREATEESGIAGLTLLPGGPVRLDRHPIPAPCHWHLDVQYAVLAPPGAEQAISDESLDLRWFDYDEVAGVADESVVRLLEATRARL from the coding sequence GTGAGCCTGTACGACGACGCGGTCCTCGTGCTCAAGGGGTACGAGGACCAGCCCGAGCTGCGTACCGCCTACCAGGCCCACCTGGCCGCCCACCCGGACGGCATCTGGCGGTCCTGCGACGCGGGCCACCTCACGGCCAGCGCCCTGGTGATCGACCCGGAGCACGGCCGGGTGCTGCTCACCCTGCACAAGAAGCTGCGGATGTGGCTCCAGATGGGCGGGCACTGCGAACCGGGCGACATCTCCATGGCGGGCGCGGCCCTGCGCGAGGCGACGGAGGAGTCCGGCATCGCCGGGCTGACCCTGTTGCCCGGCGGCCCGGTCCGCCTGGACCGCCACCCGATCCCCGCCCCGTGCCACTGGCACCTCGACGTGCAGTACGCGGTGCTGGCCCCGCCCGGCGCCGAGCAGGCCATCAGCGACGAGTCGCTGGACCTGCGGTGGTTCGACTACGACGAGGTCGCCGGCGTGGCGGACGAGTCGGTGGTGCGGCTGCTGGAGGCTACGCGGGCGCGGCTGTGA
- a CDS encoding zinc-dependent metalloprotease, which translates to MSDTPFGFGLPPEEPDDGDEGKKKDQQSGGEQGPANPFGFGGLPGAGGFGPGADNPLAAMFGSLNPNDLGAAFQQLGQMLSYEGGPVNWDMAKQIARQTVAQGTQDGVKDASVGPSERSAVQEAVRLADLWLDDATSLPSGANTSVAWSRAEWVEATLPAWKELVDPVAERVGAAMGDVLPEEMQAMAGPLIGMMRSMGGAMFGTQIGQAVGVLAGEVVGSSDIGLPLGPAGKAALLPVNMEAFGKDLGVPMEEVRLYLALREAAHQRLFAHVPWLRSHLFGAVEGYARGIKVDTAKLEDVVGQFDPQNPEQLQDALQQGMFQPEDTPEQKAALARLETALALVEGWVDAVVHAAAKPRLSSADALRETLRRRRASGGPAEQTFATLIGLELRPRRLRDASRLWASLTDARGVDGRDDLWHHPDMLPTATDLDDPDGFVHREQMDFSELDKMLGEAAGGGAGRPDLTKDERTGDADGDRGDEGKGDKSE; encoded by the coding sequence GTGAGTGACACCCCATTCGGATTCGGCCTTCCGCCGGAGGAGCCGGACGACGGCGACGAGGGCAAGAAGAAGGACCAGCAGAGCGGTGGTGAGCAGGGACCGGCCAACCCGTTCGGTTTCGGCGGTCTGCCGGGAGCCGGGGGCTTCGGTCCCGGCGCCGACAATCCGCTCGCCGCGATGTTCGGCTCCCTGAACCCCAATGACCTGGGCGCGGCGTTCCAGCAGCTCGGCCAGATGCTCTCCTACGAGGGCGGGCCGGTGAACTGGGACATGGCCAAGCAGATCGCCCGCCAGACGGTCGCCCAGGGCACCCAGGACGGCGTCAAGGACGCGAGCGTCGGCCCGTCCGAGCGCTCCGCGGTCCAGGAGGCCGTGCGCCTGGCCGACCTGTGGCTGGACGACGCGACCTCGCTGCCCTCCGGCGCCAACACCTCCGTGGCCTGGTCGCGCGCGGAGTGGGTCGAGGCGACGCTGCCGGCCTGGAAGGAACTGGTCGACCCGGTCGCCGAGCGGGTCGGCGCGGCCATGGGCGACGTCCTGCCGGAGGAGATGCAGGCCATGGCGGGCCCGCTGATCGGCATGATGCGCTCGATGGGCGGCGCCATGTTCGGCACCCAGATCGGGCAGGCCGTGGGCGTGCTCGCGGGCGAGGTCGTCGGCTCCAGCGACATCGGCCTGCCGCTGGGCCCGGCGGGCAAGGCCGCGCTGCTCCCGGTCAACATGGAGGCGTTCGGCAAGGACCTGGGCGTCCCCATGGAGGAGGTGCGGCTCTACCTCGCCCTGCGCGAGGCGGCCCACCAGCGTCTCTTCGCCCATGTGCCGTGGCTGCGCTCGCACCTGTTCGGCGCGGTCGAGGGGTACGCACGCGGGATCAAGGTCGACACCGCGAAGCTGGAGGACGTGGTCGGCCAGTTCGACCCGCAGAACCCCGAGCAGCTTCAGGACGCGCTCCAGCAGGGCATGTTCCAGCCCGAGGACACGCCCGAGCAGAAGGCGGCCCTGGCCCGGCTGGAGACGGCGCTCGCGCTGGTCGAGGGCTGGGTGGACGCGGTGGTCCACGCGGCCGCCAAGCCGCGTCTGTCCTCCGCCGACGCGCTGCGCGAGACGCTGCGCCGCCGCCGCGCGAGCGGCGGTCCGGCGGAGCAGACCTTCGCCACGCTGATCGGCCTGGAGCTGCGTCCGCGCCGGCTGCGCGACGCCTCCCGCCTGTGGGCCTCGCTCACCGACGCGCGCGGGGTCGACGGCCGGGACGACCTGTGGCACCACCCGGACATGCTGCCGACGGCCACCGACCTCGACGACCCGGACGGCTTCGTCCACCGCGAGCAGATGGACTTCTCCGAGCTGGACAAGATGCTCGGCGAGGCGGCCGGCGGCGGTGCGGGGAGGCCCGACCTGACGAAGGACGAGCGCACCGGCGACGCCGACGGCGACCGGGGTGACGAGGGCAAGGGCGACAAGAGCGAGTGA
- a CDS encoding SDR family oxidoreductase: MSSPDPQVRAARNPSSPPASPSPAVRGPVVAVTGAATGIGALLTERLAASEEIRQVVAIDERRGECAEAEWHILDVRDPAIAEKLRGADVVVHLALDLDLGSDAAARTAYNVRGTQTVLTAAAAAGVHRVVLCTSAMVYGALPDNELPLSEDAELRATAEATGVADLLEIERLARRAPRAHPGLNVTVVRPALLVGGTDTALTRYFESPRLLVVADSRPAWQFCHVDDLCSALEYAVLEKVDGELAVGCDGWLEQEEVEELSGIRRMELPSAVALGAATRLHRIGLTPSPAGDLAYTMYPWVVSGSRLHAAGWRPGWTNEDVLAELLAEVSGRHTVAGRRLGRKDATAAGAAGATVALLGAAAVVRRARKARRRI; this comes from the coding sequence GTGAGTTCCCCAGATCCGCAGGTTCGCGCAGCGCGAAACCCCTCATCTCCGCCCGCATCGCCCTCGCCCGCGGTGCGCGGGCCCGTCGTCGCGGTCACCGGCGCCGCCACCGGGATCGGCGCGCTGCTGACCGAGCGGCTCGCGGCGTCGGAGGAGATCCGGCAGGTCGTGGCCATCGACGAGCGGCGCGGGGAGTGCGCCGAGGCCGAGTGGCACATCCTCGACGTGCGGGACCCGGCCATCGCGGAGAAGCTGCGCGGCGCCGACGTCGTCGTGCACCTCGCGCTCGACCTGGATCTGGGCAGCGACGCGGCCGCCCGTACCGCCTACAACGTGCGCGGCACCCAGACCGTGCTCACCGCCGCGGCCGCCGCCGGGGTGCACCGGGTCGTGCTGTGCACCTCCGCCATGGTCTACGGCGCCCTGCCGGACAACGAGCTGCCGCTGTCGGAGGACGCCGAGCTGCGCGCCACCGCCGAGGCCACCGGCGTCGCCGACCTGCTGGAGATCGAGCGCCTGGCCCGCCGCGCGCCCCGCGCGCACCCCGGCCTGAACGTCACCGTCGTACGCCCCGCCCTGCTGGTCGGCGGCACGGACACCGCCCTGACCCGGTACTTCGAGTCGCCCCGGCTGCTCGTGGTCGCGGACTCCCGCCCCGCCTGGCAGTTCTGCCACGTCGACGACCTGTGCTCGGCGCTGGAGTACGCCGTGCTGGAGAAGGTCGACGGGGAACTCGCCGTCGGCTGCGACGGCTGGCTGGAGCAGGAGGAGGTCGAGGAGCTGAGCGGCATCCGGCGCATGGAGCTGCCCTCCGCGGTCGCCCTGGGCGCCGCCACCCGGCTGCACCGGATCGGGCTCACCCCGTCCCCTGCGGGCGACCTGGCGTACACGATGTACCCCTGGGTGGTCAGCGGGAGCCGGCTGCACGCGGCCGGGTGGCGGCCCGGCTGGACCAACGAGGACGTGCTCGCGGAGCTGCTGGCGGAGGTCTCCGGGCGGCACACCGTCGCCGGGCGCAGGCTCGGCCGTAAGGACGCCACGGCGGCCGGGGCGGCGGGCGCGACCGTGGCCCTGCTCGGCGCGGCGGCGGTCGTCCGCCGGGCCCGCAAGGCCCGGCGCCGCATCTGA
- a CDS encoding molybdenum cofactor biosynthesis protein MoaE, whose amino-acid sequence MALTNEHPGEQAAPSPIKLIGIRDTPLSVDEVFAALGDEAAGGISLFVGTVRNHDGGADVDALGYSCHPSAADEMRRVAEKVVAEYPVRALAAVHRVGDLAVGDLAVVVGVSCPHRAEAFAACRKLIDDIKHEVPVWKHQRFSDGTEEWVGAC is encoded by the coding sequence ATGGCACTCACGAACGAACACCCCGGTGAGCAGGCGGCTCCCAGCCCCATCAAGCTGATCGGCATCCGGGACACACCGCTCTCGGTGGACGAGGTGTTCGCCGCGCTCGGCGACGAGGCGGCGGGCGGGATCTCGCTGTTCGTGGGCACCGTGCGCAACCACGACGGCGGCGCGGACGTCGACGCCCTCGGCTACTCCTGCCACCCCTCCGCCGCCGACGAGATGCGGCGGGTCGCGGAGAAGGTCGTCGCGGAGTACCCGGTGCGCGCCCTGGCGGCCGTCCACCGGGTGGGTGACCTGGCCGTCGGCGACCTCGCCGTGGTCGTCGGCGTGTCGTGCCCGCACCGGGCCGAGGCGTTCGCGGCCTGCCGCAAGCTCATCGACGACATCAAGCACGAGGTGCCCGTCTGGAAGCACCAGCGCTTCTCCGACGGCACCGAGGAATGGGTCGGCGCCTGCTGA
- a CDS encoding YlbL family protein, whose product MPRRTATMLASTLMLIALLCAGVLIPVPYAEMSPGPTVNTLGDHDGEPVLQVSGHRTYPADGHLNMTTVRVTSADFRMNLVEAVYGWLAHDTKIVPHDTLYPDGKTEEQSTQENAEEFSQSQESAKVAALKELHIPVTSWVIVSTVIKDSPAEGRLHAGDVIKAVDGTQVKQPSDVAKLVTKHKPGQKVVFTVVPAKEQAAAEKAHRTATKTQDVAITTTDSDDKGAHRAIVGISAGTDHTFPFTIDIKLADVGGPSAGLMFSLGIYDKLTPGNLTGGKFVAGTGTIDDDGTVGPIGGIEMKTVGARAKGAQYFLTPADNCASAAKDTPGGLTLVKVKKIGDALDALKDIREGRTADLPKCTTKG is encoded by the coding sequence ATGCCACGCCGTACCGCGACGATGCTCGCGTCCACCCTGATGCTGATCGCGCTGCTCTGCGCGGGAGTGCTCATCCCCGTGCCGTACGCGGAGATGTCGCCGGGGCCGACCGTGAACACGCTCGGGGACCACGACGGTGAGCCGGTGCTCCAGGTCTCGGGTCACCGCACCTATCCGGCCGACGGTCACCTGAACATGACCACCGTCCGGGTGACCAGCGCGGACTTCCGGATGAACCTGGTCGAGGCGGTCTACGGCTGGCTGGCGCACGACACCAAGATCGTCCCGCACGACACGCTCTACCCGGACGGCAAGACCGAGGAGCAGTCCACCCAGGAGAACGCCGAGGAGTTCAGCCAGTCCCAGGAGAGCGCCAAGGTCGCCGCCCTGAAGGAGCTGCACATCCCGGTGACGTCCTGGGTGATCGTCTCCACGGTGATCAAGGACTCCCCGGCCGAGGGCCGGCTGCACGCGGGCGACGTGATCAAGGCCGTGGACGGTACGCAGGTCAAGCAGCCGTCCGACGTGGCCAAGCTGGTGACGAAGCACAAGCCGGGCCAGAAGGTCGTCTTCACCGTCGTCCCGGCCAAGGAGCAGGCGGCCGCCGAGAAGGCGCACCGGACGGCGACCAAGACCCAGGACGTGGCGATCACGACCACCGACTCCGACGACAAGGGCGCGCACCGGGCCATCGTCGGGATCTCCGCCGGGACCGACCACACCTTCCCGTTCACCATCGACATCAAGCTCGCCGACGTCGGCGGCCCCAGCGCCGGCCTGATGTTCTCGCTCGGCATCTACGACAAGCTCACCCCGGGAAACCTCACCGGCGGCAAGTTCGTCGCGGGCACCGGCACCATCGACGACGACGGCACGGTCGGCCCCATCGGCGGCATCGAGATGAAGACGGTCGGCGCGCGTGCCAAGGGGGCCCAGTACTTCCTGACCCCGGCCGACAACTGCGCCTCCGCGGCCAAGGACACGCCGGGCGGCCTCACCCTGGTCAAGGTGAAGAAGATCGGCGACGCCCTGGACGCCCTGAAGGACATCCGCGAGGGCCGCACCGCCGACCTGCCGAAGTGCACCACCAAGGGCTGA
- a CDS encoding PPA1309 family protein has protein sequence MTMSNTPMAASPLTRAVLEIDEYASGLGWDQPARLFALVDTARLRTQEPSLAAQLGLDEETGATGFTPIEQDEVPAGKALDEFLATIAWPDAVVGCALTVERLMLPSSVDTQVPQGLSDAELAKWVASRPERQEVRMTVAVLRDGNRESAIRLREKDSATEVLTGPDLVPGLAEALAATFAE, from the coding sequence GTGACCATGTCCAACACTCCCATGGCGGCGAGCCCGCTCACCCGGGCCGTACTCGAGATCGACGAGTACGCGTCCGGCCTCGGCTGGGACCAGCCGGCCCGCCTCTTCGCCCTCGTCGACACCGCGCGTCTGCGCACCCAGGAACCCTCTCTCGCGGCCCAGCTGGGCCTGGACGAGGAGACCGGCGCCACCGGCTTCACCCCGATCGAGCAGGACGAGGTCCCGGCCGGCAAGGCGCTGGACGAGTTCCTCGCCACCATCGCCTGGCCCGACGCGGTGGTCGGCTGCGCGCTCACCGTGGAGCGCCTGATGCTCCCCTCCTCCGTCGACACGCAGGTCCCGCAGGGGCTGAGCGACGCCGAGCTGGCCAAGTGGGTGGCCTCGCGTCCGGAGCGGCAGGAGGTGCGGATGACGGTGGCGGTGCTGCGCGACGGCAACCGCGAGTCGGCGATCAGGCTGCGGGAGAAGGACTCCGCGACCGAGGTGCTGACCGGTCCCGATCTGGTGCCGGGTCTCGCGGAGGCGCTGGCGGCCACGTTCGCGGAGTGA